The following is a genomic window from Tursiops truncatus isolate mTurTru1 chromosome 7, mTurTru1.mat.Y, whole genome shotgun sequence.
GGCAACATTTTCGAATAATTATAAGGTGTGTTCCCCTCCCGCCACCCTTACTGGTGCTCATTTTGCAGGTCAGCTACTTATCTTGTCAGCCGTGTGGCCAAAGGGAGGAAGAATGTCTCTCAGACTTCAGCTTTGAGGAGGAAGAATTCAGATTGCCAGGACTGGACTAGCACTTTTGAATTTCCCAGAATGCCAGGTCCTGTGGTTTCCTTGGGAAGGTCTGAATCCTTCCCACCACCCCTGCACCCCTGGGATGCTGGAGTTTGGGGCCACTCGGTTCTGCAGCCCAGTCCCGCCTCATTGTTTGCGGCCAGGGAGCGCAGGGCGGGGCTGGGAAGAGGGCCCGGTGGGAGGTAATTGTTGCCTTTGCAAGGGGAAGGATGGCTTGCGCCCTGGGGAATCTGGGAAAAAGTCCCACTGTGGTGGCGCGGATTGGATCTACGCACAAGGCTAATAACGGTGGCGTCACTAAAGACGTCATAACGAGTGGAACGttaggcgggggcggggcgcgctGTTGCTAACGTGAGCTGTCGCATCAGCGCTGGCATAGCGGTTCAGCTCGGAAGCGGGATGTGGCTCCGGCTCCTCAGTGGCCTGGGTCACTGCCCCTGGAGCCGCCGCATGTTATGTCCCGGCTGCGCCTTTGGTTGCCACGGCTCTTCCTCACATGGGAACAACTGTGGCTTCTAGTGCAGGCAGTTCAGCCTCCGGAGTGGGCCCTGGGCCCCGTGCAGGTGACCCCCAACCCCGCGCGGCTGACAGAAGCTTGGTCTTCACAAGCCTCAGAACCCCTCCCAAATTGTCCCATGCTCTTACACCCCTGACAGAAGCCGTGGGCTTTAACTGCTTAACGTCCTTGTCTCCAGTGCAGATGTTGGCCCCGACTCATCAGGAGTTGACTGAGACTGAGGTTCCATACCCGGACACGGATTCGGTTGGAGAGCTGCCTACAGGGCCAGATCAGTTTGCTGTTCCACATCAGGATCTGAATAACAAGCAAACCCAACATCAAAAGCTCCCAGAGGCAGTTCCAGTGCTCGACTGGGATCAGAATCAGTCCTTGGTTCTCCTTTCTCGACACAAAAGTAAGGCTAAACACATAGCTCTAGATGAGGCTGAAGGTCACCAATCATTTGAAATACTTGTTCCACCTCTAGGTAGTAAGAGCTCAAAACCAATGAAGTTTATTGGTTCACCCCAAACCTGAAGAAAGATCTAGTTCAGCATCAACAGCTTGCCAAAGTTGTTGGAACTACAGGCCAATTTCAAAAAAAGCACTCAGGGTCTAGAACAACATTTGCAGGGTGACTATTTAGATCCCAGTATGGATGCCATTTACCCTGAGGAGAGCCTACCTAGGGATTTTTTGGGAGCCCAGATAAAACTATGGAGCCCCCAGAGGAAGCTGAAATTTCTCCATCCCAGCAGGAGGCCAAAATCCTCATCCAGAGCTCACTGAGGAGGCTGAATCTTTACCCCAGCACAGCCTCCTGCTCCGCATCCACAAACCCCTGAGGAGGTTGAATCTTTTCCAATCTTTCAATCTTTTGAAGTTCTGCTGCTTTTCCTGTACTTTAAAGGAGActccaatctacctcttgaaaCCTGTTCCCTGCAATTCTGCGTTGGTTTcaaatcctcttctttgccttacctcaatatatttttcgaCAATAGTTGTCCTTTATAACTCtccaggtttgtgaattgcagtgcccctgagctccatttttcaactcgcttttttgtgagctggcctgAAAACctcaggattgcttcaggccctattctggttctggggcggcaggctgagcctttggttaattattcctcctgatgggaaattagagtgacatgtgcgtGACGAAACACCTACagctattctctcattggttccccctcatCCCGTTCATCCTACGCACTAATTGTAGACTgcgaaacaggaggttaaaggcgctgagtCTCCAGATGGGGAGATTGtcagtaaagcggctggaatggcgaacccgagcaCAAGGAGAGGAAATATGAGGCGCGTTTTAGAAACTGTTCCTGATCACacggtgtaccatcctctgggtttcccagcATGtgttagctgtaggaagattcccttaaaCTTGGAGAGCTGAGACCCATGGAATGGGGAGCACGCCGTATTgctttaaagggtctgcattAGCTCAaccaacctcaccaatcctctcagcccaaAGTGTCCATCCTTATGTCTCatccagctgtgggtgtagatatGGTCAATCCAGGGTGAATCACAGCCCTTGAACGAATTTtataagaatttctctctctttcgctgtctttttgtttctttttttttgaaatttatttttattatggcgTTTTCCTGATTTTCAAGCTGTGTTTATGCCactctacacacacttgattccctgaAGGAGACATATGACTaaataggttttaagattcttagtAGTCacatatattcctctgcggtgcaTAGGAGATGTTGAGTCCAGTTCACTGAGCAGAGtataggtcttgtctattacatatttggtttatGGAACGGTATATGTGCTGaattcaaactctggttttatgcatcaccccacctcacctttcccattaagcaggcataagtgcgttttctaaatctgtgactCTGTTCCGTTTTGTAATTCAGCTCATGTGTAGCcatgtttacattccctctataagtgatatcttatggtaagtttctttttctgtgtgacttctttcacttagaatcatcgtacctaaatgtactcattatgctgctgctggccttatgacattgatttcatggctgatATTCCATTCTACATAAGTACctcaacttctttatccatttttctctttcctgggatatttaaggtgtaccgAAGTCGAGGATTTTGTAAACAGAGGAGCCCTAAACtaggggtggctgtgtcttgttgatttttagttttcccaaGATATATGTCCATGAGTGGAAGTGctctatgctctgtagctctgtttttttcatgtttcaggAAACAGCGTAcacttctccacagtggctgttggcaatttaaaTCCCGCCCATCAGGTTaacaaggctccctgttctccatggcctgtcctgcctctctggtttttaaactgttttcGGATGGCCCTTTGGACTGGTGGGAGAGACACTTCTTTGTTGTGCGGATTTGCATTGCCCGCTTGactggttggccaaaaagggcgtatgcgtttcttcctgaatatattcaggaagaaACGCATACGCcgtttttggccaactgcatcattgtcgaaggtctgccgcttttcatgtgctttaaaggcgACTCCCATCTACCTCCTGAAAACTGTTTCCTgcaattcttccttcctttcaaatCCTCTTCGTTGCCTTACCTCAAGATATTTTTGGACTATAGTTATCACTTATAACCCTGctggtttgtgaattgcagtgtccctgagctcctttcttcaactcgctttcttgttagctggccgcaaaaccgcaggattgcttcaggccctattctggttccgGGGCGGCAGGCTGAGCCGTTGGTTAATTCTTCCCTCTGGTGGGAAATTAGAGTAACATGTTCCCGTGCAAACACCTACagctattctctcattggtttcCCCTCATCACGTTCACCCTCCGCACTAATTGCAGACGGTgtgaaacaggaggttaaaggtgctgactctccaaatggggagattgttagtaaagcggctggaatggcgaacccgagcagcaggagaggaaaaatgaggtgcgtctTAGAAACCTTTCCCAGTCACACGGTGTACCAtccctctgggtttcccatgcatgttttaactgtaggaagattcccttaaacctggacagttgggacccatggaatgggtagcacTCAGTGTTGCTTTAAAAGGTCTGCATTTGCTCAGCCAGCCTCAGCAATCCTCTCAGCCCAAAGTGTCCAGCCTTATATCTCATCCAGATGTGGGTGTAGATGAGGTCAATTCAGCGTGCATCACAGCCTCTGAACGAATTTTGTCGGaagttctctctctttcactctcgttgtgtttttttgttttttgaaatttatatttataatggggtttagctgattttcactgcaGTGTTTATGCCtctctacacacacttgattcccttacgGAGACATACCaatacataggttttaagattcttactagtcacaTATATTCCTCTGTGGTGcatagggggtgttgagtccagttCACTGAGCAAAGAGTAGGTCTTGTTtattacatatttggtttatGGAATGGTATCTGTGCTAACTTCAAACTCTGGTTGTATGCATTCCCCAACCTCACCTTTCCCCGTAAGCAGGCATAAGTgcattttctaaatgtgtgactctgttctgttttgtaattcagctcatgtgtagccatgtttacattccctctctaagtgatatcttatgataagtttctttttctgtgtgacttctttcacttagaatcatcgtacctaaatccactcattattcTGCTACTTGCcttatgacattgatttcatggctgagtgatattccgttgtacataagtaccacaaattctttaaccatttttctctttcctgggacATTTAAGGTGTACCGaagtcgaggttcttgtaaacagagcagccctaTACTTTGGGGTGGCtctgtcttgttgatttttaggtTTCCCacgatatacgcccatgagtggaagtaccctatgctctgtagctctgtcttttagatattttaggaaataccatacacttctccagagtggttGTTGGCAGTTTCCATCCCGCCCATCAACATAACAAAggtccctgttctccatggcctgtcctgcctttctggtttttacactttttcctggcccttttgaccggtgggaagtgagacttctttgttgtgcaaatTTGCATTGcccgcttgcttggttggccaaaaagggcgtatgcattttttcctgaatatattcaggaaaaaactcatacgccctttttggccaactgcatcattgtcaaagttctgcctcttttcatgtgctttaaaggcgactccaatctacctcttgaaatctgtttcatGCAATTCTGCCTTCCTTTCATATCCTCTTCgttgccttacctcaatatatttttggacgatagttgtcctttataactctgcaggtttgtgaattgcagtgcccctgagctccatttttcaactcgcttttttgtgagctggccacaaaaccgcaggattgctacaggccctattctggttccCGGGTGGTAAGCTGAGCCTTTGGtttattcttcttcctgatgggaaattagcatgacatgtgcctgtccaaacacctacagctagtctctcagTCGTTCCCTCTCATCCCGTTCATCCTCCGTACACATTCCAAACTGTgcgaaacaggaggttaaaggtgctgattctccaagtggggaggttgttagtaaagcggctggaatggcgaacccgagcaCCAGTAGATGAAAAacgaggtgcgttttagaaacctttgcGGATCTCACGGTGTACCATGCTTTGGGTTTCcaatgcatgttttagctgtaggaagattcccttcatactggagagttgggacccatggaatgggcaTCCCGCAGTATTACTTTAATGGGTTGGCAtttgctcacccaacctcaccaatcctctcagacCCAAGAGTTTCCAACTTTATGTGTCTtgcagctgtgggtgtagatgtggtcaatccaggttgcatcaccaCCCCTGAACGAATTTTGTACGAGTTTCTCTCtatttcactatttttctttttttttgtaattgatgtttataatggggtttagctgattttTGATGCTGTGTTTATGCCGCTTCACACCCACTTGATACACTTACAGagagaaatcaataaatatttttaagattcttattacacatatatattattctgCGGCAAATAGGGTGTGTTGAGTCCAGTTTATTGAGCAATGAGCAGGTCtcgtctattacatatttggttgATGgcacggtatctgtgctaatttcaaactcctgttttatgcatcaccccacctcacctttccccttaagcagccATAAGTGctttttctaaatgtgtgactctgttctgttttgtaattcagttcatgtgtagccatgtttacattccctctataagtgatatcttatgacaagtttctttttctatgtgacttatttcacttagaatcatcgccTAAATCCACACATTATGCGGCTACTGGCCTTATGACATTGATTTCCtcgctgagtgatattccattgtacgtaagtaccgcaacttgtttatccattttcctcttttgtggGATATTGAAGTTGTACCCGAGTCGAAATTCTTGTCAACAGAGCAGCCCTAGactttggggtgcctgtgtcctgtcgaTTTTTGGTTTTCCCAGGTATACGCCCATGTTGGAAGtaccctatgctctgtagctctgttttttagatgttttaggaaacaccatacactctTCAGAGTGGTTATTTGCAATTTACATACGGCCTATCAGCGTaacagggctcccttttctccatggctTGTCCTGCATTTGTGGTTTTTACACATTTTCTGGAAGGCCCTTTTGACTGATGCgtagtgagacttctttgtagtgcgGATTTGCATTTCCTGCTTGTTTGCTTTGCCAAAAAGGgccgtatgcgttttttcctgaatatatttatgaaaaaacgcatatgccctttttggccaactgcatcattgtcgaaggtctgccgcttttcatgtgctttaaaggtGACTCCCATCTACCTCCTGAAAACTGTTTCCTgcaattcttccttcctttcaaatCCTCTTCGTTGCCTTACCTCAAGATATTTTTGGACTATAGTTATCACTTATAACCCTGctggtttgtgaattgcagtgctcCTGAGCTCCGTTTCTCAACTCGCTTTTCTGTGAGCTGGCCACAAAATCGCAGGATTGCTACAGGCCCTCTTCTGTTTCCGGGGCGGCAGGCTGAGTCTTTGGTTAATTCTGCtacctgattggaaatt
Proteins encoded in this region:
- the LOC141279046 gene encoding uncharacterized protein, whose product is MGTTVASSAGSSASGVGPGPRAGDPQPRAADRSLVFTSLRTPPKLSHALTPLTEAVGFNCLTSLSPVQMLAPTHQELTETEVPYPDTDSVGELPTGPDQFAVPHQDLNNKQTQHQKLPEAVPVLDWDQNQSLVLLSRHKKSSPKSTHYAATGLMTLISSLSDIPLYELPSCHLLKKRMCHPYLPLEFLLGQRAQAQRPWLTGLATLRHVGSSQTGARTRVPCIGRWTINHCTTRNKK